AAGGAGGCGCTCCGAGGAGCTTTTGGAAAGAGTTGGTCTTTTGGACAGAGCTAAGGATCAAGTGAGGAAATTCTCTGGAGGAATGAAAAGGAGACTCAACTCGTCCTCGCTCTCATCCACGATCCACAGATTCTCTTCCTGGACGAGCCCACCCTGGGACTTGACCCTCAATCTCGAAGAGCGATATGGGAATACATCGAAAGTCTCAAAGGCAAAAAGACCATCCTTCTCACCACCCACTATATGGAAGAGGCAGACTTCCTCTCCGACAGAGTAGCCATCATCGACAGCGGCAAGATCGTAGCACTAGGGACTCCCAATGAACTTAAGAAAAAATTTGCAGACACGGGGGTATTGACGGTTTCAACTAAGGGTTTGAGCAAAGATATCTTGGAAGAACTCAAAGCGGAGTATGGGACCGTGGATGAGATAGCAGGTGAACTGAAGATAGTTCGGGACGATCTTGATCTCAAGGAGGTTGTGGATTTCCTTTATTCTCGAAATGTCTCCGTTTCCTCAGCAGCTCGAGAGGAACCCACTCTTGAGGACGTATTCTTGCGCATCACCGGAAAGAGACTGAGAGATTAGGTGATAAGATGAGATTCTGGGAATTCGCTAAGAGAAATTTCAAGGAATTGTGGAGGGATCCCGTAGCTTTGGGTTTCCTCCTGGGAATGCCTCTTGTGTTCATGCTCATCTTTGGTTTCGCCTTTAGCGAGGAGCATATGAGCAAGTCCCACATCGGAGTGGTGGATAAAGAGAAAACTTCCACCTCCCGTGCCTTTGTAAAGGTTTTAAATGAGATTGAAGACCTCGAAGTTTCCTCTCATCGCGATACTTCCAAAGCTTTAAAGGAATTAAAAGATGGCGAATTGCTCTGTTTCTTCCTCATCCCAAAGGGATTTGGCTCGGCAGTGGAGACAAACCGCCGCGGTGGAAAAGTAAAAATTTCCCTCGAGGTAACCTACGATGAGACTAAGCAATGGTTGCCAGAGCGGGCAATTGCCATTGTGGAAGGGATAGCTCTCAAATTCATGGGCACTGAAACCCCTTTGGATATGAAACGCCAGGGAACAAAGCCTGAGGTGAAGCCGGAGTACCTTCATTTTCTGGTTCCGGGTATCGTGATCTTTGGGCTCATGATTCTTATTCCCACCCTAGCTCGAACCATAGTTGCCGATAAAGAAAAGGGATTTCTTCCCCGCCTGTTCACCACTCCCACAAGGTCTGTAGACTTTCTCCTCGGTTATTCTTTGCCCATGATTCTGGTAACCGTAATTCTGGTGATAATTTATCTAGTCGTGGCCTTCCTCATGGGATTAAGGATCTACGGAAATCTTGCTCTGGCCTTCATTTTCTTTTTCCTCATCGGAGTCTGTTGCATCGGATTCGCCATGACAATTGGAGCTTTTGCCAA
This portion of the Actinomycetota bacterium genome encodes:
- a CDS encoding ABC transporter permease, giving the protein MRFWEFAKRNFKELWRDPVALGFLLGMPLVFMLIFGFAFSEEHMSKSHIGVVDKEKTSTSRAFVKVLNEIEDLEVSSHRDTSKALKELKDGELLCFFLIPKGFGSAVETNRRGGKVKISLEVTYDETKQWLPERAIAIVEGIALKFMGTETPLDMKRQGTKPEVKPEYLHFLVPGIVIFGLMILIPTLARTIVADKEKGFLPRLFTTPTRSVDFLLGYSLPMILVTVILVIIYLVVAFLMGLRIYGNLALAFIFFFLIGVCCIGFAMTIGAFAKSEAQAEPVCWIFLVPMAMLSGAWFPIENLHPIMMNFAKAFPFYYALEASRRIITTGAEFNMVSTEFLIVSGWAVLSFLMGTIAFRRGLGFD